From the Candidatus Bathyarchaeota archaeon genome, one window contains:
- a CDS encoding sugar phosphate isomerase/epimerase, whose product MDLRFGFDVVEKPVGEYFAYAREYGLAHLEVDLNVEHEFIETFDAKRITNLKKLSKEYAVTVSLHTPFSINPADRISMLRRANVAYLKRCVQVASDLAATHLTTHIGHCNGLPEWNWLRRQGLEQLVLSLKETLSLCKEHDVVLALENVNPMPKDSEFFYLGDNINDFEFLFSQLPSRYLKMCLDTGHAHTAEGVTTYIEKFKDKIVNVHFHDNNGKNDQHLNVGDGTIPWQQVAQAFKNAGFTGPYISECFKTTPHQAKADLQKYF is encoded by the coding sequence ATGGATCTGCGTTTTGGCTTTGACGTTGTAGAAAAACCCGTAGGAGAATACTTCGCCTACGCAAGGGAGTATGGGTTAGCGCATTTGGAGGTTGATTTGAATGTGGAGCATGAATTCATCGAAACCTTTGACGCAAAACGCATAACCAACTTGAAGAAGCTCTCCAAAGAATATGCCGTCACAGTAAGCCTGCACACGCCATTTTCAATCAACCCCGCAGACCGAATTTCCATGTTGCGCCGCGCTAACGTGGCGTATTTGAAGCGGTGTGTCCAAGTTGCCAGCGATTTAGCCGCGACGCATCTAACAACACACATTGGTCACTGCAACGGCTTGCCTGAATGGAATTGGCTGCGACGCCAAGGGTTGGAGCAGTTGGTTTTGAGCCTCAAAGAAACCCTGAGCCTATGCAAGGAACACGACGTGGTTTTGGCTTTGGAAAACGTGAACCCCATGCCCAAAGACTCCGAATTCTTCTATCTAGGCGACAACATCAACGACTTCGAATTCCTGTTCTCCCAGCTGCCCTCACGTTACCTCAAAATGTGCCTAGACACAGGACACGCCCACACCGCCGAAGGCGTAACCACCTACATAGAAAAATTCAAAGACAAAATCGTCAACGTCCACTTCCACGACAACAACGGCAAAAACGATCAACACCTAAACGTAGGCGACGGAACCATCCCCTGGCAACAAGTAGCCCAAGCATTCAAAAACGCAGGTTTCACAGGACCCTACATCTCCGAATGCTTCAAAACAACGCCTCACCAAGCAAAAGCCGACCTGCAAAAATACTTCTGA
- the leuS gene encoding leucine--tRNA ligase — translation MSSLKQIEAKWQEKWAAARLFEADPDPKRQKLLVTFPYPYMNGPLHVGHAFTASRVDAYARFRRMQGFNVLWPWGWHWTGQPLLGASQRVAKGDEKYIRVLREVDGVPESELQKFVDPLYMAQYYTNEGQLSAQRIGFSVDWRRSFTTVWPTYQKFIEWQYANLQEMGYVTKGTHPVVWCPKDKSPTGDHDRQSGEGVTPEEYTLIKYKLDNETFLPAATFRPETLFGVTNMWINPDADYVEATVDGERWVISQEAAEKLNEQERKVTVTRTFKGKELIGKSFENPITHKRFLILPGWFVNSKVATGVVYSVPAHAPFDWLALKDLQENLAVLEQFGMDAKVVQAIKPISLIKVEGYGDYPAVEVVAQMGIKDQHDPRGEEATKVLYKKEFHGGKLKESCGVYAGKSVRAVKDQIISDFKEAGVADSMYDLPDPVVCRCMTPCVVKVLSDQWFLNYSDAAWKAKAKEVVEQMRIYPETAKPWFFTVIDWLKEWACARTTGFGTPLPWGKGWIIETLSDSTVYMAFYTVNKHIRQHNIPPQALTREVFDYIFLGKGNPEKLQTPELTAQLLTQMREEFLYWYPLDLRNSAKELVPNHLTFCIFHHAALFPSQHWPQAMSVNGMLMIESKQMHKSTGNFITMKGAVDKYGADATRCGLMLGAEAMDDPDWRAENIRDLQGKFDSLMSFAGEILSKANSPEDTQLERWLLSKLQKRIIEVTEALEDLKTRTALQTALFEVWNDMRWYIQRKGKTDAAALAQAVKVWLRMLAPFAPHLCEELWSQSCEEGFISVAPWPKAQSEKMDVAAEEQENLVTDIIADTANILKATKMEPKRICYYTAAPWKWNIFLKVLEKTLSGQAKINEVMKELSADPDVKPHMKDAAALVPKTIKAMTKISCERKANMQKILQTNETQTIQDAAAFLKERFNADVSIYSETDQNRHDPKNRAKFSMPYQPAIYIE, via the coding sequence ATGAGTAGCCTGAAGCAGATTGAGGCGAAGTGGCAAGAAAAATGGGCTGCTGCACGCCTTTTCGAAGCTGACCCCGACCCTAAACGTCAAAAGTTACTGGTGACTTTTCCTTATCCGTACATGAATGGTCCGTTGCATGTGGGTCATGCTTTTACTGCTAGCCGCGTGGATGCGTATGCACGTTTTCGCCGCATGCAAGGGTTCAATGTTTTGTGGCCTTGGGGTTGGCACTGGACAGGACAGCCGCTTTTGGGGGCTAGTCAGCGCGTAGCCAAAGGCGACGAAAAATACATCCGAGTTTTGCGTGAAGTGGATGGCGTGCCCGAATCTGAACTTCAAAAGTTTGTTGACCCCCTCTACATGGCGCAGTACTACACCAACGAGGGACAACTAAGTGCGCAACGTATCGGCTTTAGCGTGGACTGGCGCCGCTCATTTACCACAGTTTGGCCAACTTACCAGAAATTCATCGAATGGCAATACGCTAACCTGCAAGAAATGGGCTACGTCACCAAAGGAACCCACCCCGTAGTCTGGTGCCCCAAAGACAAAAGCCCCACAGGCGACCACGACAGGCAATCAGGTGAAGGCGTAACCCCCGAAGAGTACACGCTCATCAAATACAAACTCGACAACGAGACGTTTTTGCCTGCCGCGACTTTCCGTCCAGAGACGCTTTTTGGCGTTACGAACATGTGGATAAATCCCGACGCCGACTATGTAGAAGCCACGGTGGATGGGGAGCGTTGGGTGATTAGCCAAGAAGCAGCCGAGAAACTCAACGAACAAGAACGCAAAGTCACCGTCACGCGAACCTTCAAAGGCAAAGAACTCATTGGCAAAAGCTTTGAGAACCCCATAACCCATAAACGCTTTTTGATTTTGCCTGGGTGGTTTGTGAACTCCAAAGTCGCCACAGGCGTAGTCTACAGCGTCCCCGCTCACGCACCCTTTGACTGGCTAGCGCTCAAAGACCTGCAGGAAAACCTCGCTGTTCTGGAGCAGTTTGGCATGGACGCCAAGGTGGTGCAGGCAATCAAGCCTATCTCACTCATCAAGGTCGAGGGCTACGGCGATTACCCCGCAGTCGAAGTCGTTGCCCAAATGGGCATCAAAGACCAGCATGACCCGCGCGGTGAAGAAGCCACCAAAGTTTTGTACAAGAAAGAGTTCCACGGCGGTAAACTCAAGGAATCCTGTGGCGTCTACGCGGGTAAGTCCGTGCGGGCGGTTAAAGACCAAATCATCAGCGACTTCAAAGAAGCAGGTGTTGCCGATAGCATGTATGATTTGCCTGACCCCGTCGTTTGCCGTTGCATGACGCCCTGTGTAGTGAAGGTTCTAAGCGACCAATGGTTCCTCAACTACTCCGACGCTGCATGGAAAGCTAAAGCCAAAGAAGTCGTTGAGCAAATGCGCATTTACCCCGAAACCGCCAAACCCTGGTTCTTCACCGTAATTGACTGGCTCAAAGAGTGGGCATGCGCCCGAACCACAGGCTTTGGAACCCCCCTACCCTGGGGAAAAGGCTGGATAATCGAAACCCTAAGCGACTCCACCGTATACATGGCATTTTACACCGTAAACAAACACATCCGCCAACACAACATCCCCCCACAAGCCCTAACCAGAGAAGTTTTCGACTACATCTTCCTAGGAAAAGGCAACCCCGAAAAACTCCAAACCCCAGAATTAACTGCCCAGTTGCTAACACAGATGCGCGAAGAGTTCTTGTACTGGTATCCGTTGGATTTGCGTAACAGCGCCAAAGAACTCGTCCCCAACCATCTCACTTTCTGCATCTTCCATCACGCTGCCCTGTTTCCTTCGCAGCATTGGCCCCAAGCCATGAGCGTAAACGGCATGCTAATGATTGAGAGCAAGCAGATGCACAAATCCACAGGCAACTTCATCACCATGAAAGGAGCTGTTGACAAGTACGGGGCAGATGCCACTAGATGCGGTTTGATGCTGGGTGCGGAAGCCATGGACGACCCTGACTGGCGAGCCGAAAACATACGCGACCTGCAAGGCAAATTCGACAGCCTCATGAGCTTCGCAGGCGAAATACTCTCCAAAGCAAACAGCCCCGAAGATACGCAGTTGGAACGCTGGCTATTGAGCAAGCTGCAAAAACGCATAATCGAAGTCACCGAAGCCTTGGAGGATTTGAAGACCCGAACCGCCCTGCAAACCGCACTCTTTGAAGTCTGGAACGACATGCGCTGGTACATCCAACGAAAAGGCAAAACAGACGCTGCCGCCCTTGCACAAGCCGTGAAGGTCTGGCTTAGGATGCTTGCGCCCTTTGCACCCCACCTGTGCGAAGAACTGTGGAGCCAATCATGCGAGGAAGGCTTCATATCCGTCGCGCCCTGGCCCAAAGCACAGTCAGAAAAAATGGACGTCGCCGCCGAAGAACAAGAAAACTTGGTAACCGACATCATCGCGGACACCGCCAACATCCTTAAAGCCACAAAGATGGAGCCCAAACGCATCTGCTACTACACCGCTGCGCCGTGGAAATGGAACATATTCCTAAAAGTTTTGGAGAAAACGCTCTCAGGTCAAGCTAAAATCAACGAGGTCATGAAAGAACTCTCCGCCGACCCAGACGTGAAACCACACATGAAAGACGCCGCCGCACTGGTTCCCAAAACCATCAAAGCCATGACCAAAATCAGCTGCGAACGCAAAGCCAACATGCAAAAAATCCTCCAAACAAACGAAACCCAAACCATCCAAGACGCCGCCGCCTTCCTAAAAGAACGCTTCAACGCAGACGTTTCCATCTACAGCGAAACCGACCAAAACCGCCACGACCCCAAAAACCGCGCCAAATTCTCAATGCCCTACCAACCCGCCATATACATCGAATAA